In one Platichthys flesus chromosome 3, fPlaFle2.1, whole genome shotgun sequence genomic region, the following are encoded:
- the dbnlb gene encoding drebrin-like b isoform X4, whose protein sequence is MAVNLSKNGPALTAAFKEVVDEKSSTNWALYTYEGNSNDIRLAEKGDGGLEELVEELNSGKVMYAFCRVEDPNSGLPKYVLINWTGEGVNDSRKGLCANHVSSMGNFLRGAHVTINARAEEDVEPEVIMQKVGKASGANYSFHKETSSRFQDSGPQGPVGSVYQKTNAMSEIRKTNKDNFWAQAEKDEEKRRLEDRRRADEERQQLEKERKDREAKEAVVRETRDKEKSSQIDHQKKSQQKQEADSKEMEKHRWEEQEEKEAVQRKSVKRGVSLEKANEAASLISQRAMNPREMFKQRERGIAPAEPDVPAAAPVSPQPEEAPAVSSSVQETAFEEPAQVEEISSYEATPEEASDKGLCARALYDYQAADDTEISFDPEDLIAGIEMIDEGWWRGYSPDGHFGMFPANYVELI, encoded by the exons ATGGCAGTCAACCTCAGCAAAAATGGCCCAGCGTTAACGGCAGCATTCAAAGAAGTGGTGGATGAAAAATCCAGCACCAACTG GGCCTTGTACACTTATGAGGGCAACAGTAATGATATCCGCCTGGCAGAAAAAGGAG ATGGAggcctggaggagctggttgaGGAGCTCAACAGTGGAAAAGTGATGTATGCTTTCTGCCGGGTGGAGGATCCAAACTCTGGTCTGCCTAAATATGTCCTCATCAACTGG actGGGGAAGGAGTGAATGACTCAAGAAAAGGATTATGTGCAAATCATGTCAGCTCCATGGGCAATTTTCTCAGG GGGGCCCATGTCACAATAAATgccagagcagaggaggatgtggaacCCGAGGTGATCATGCAAAAAGTGGGCAAAGCCTCAGGAGCCAACTACAGTTTCCACAAAGAAACTTCCAGCCGCTTCCAGGACAGTGGTCCTCAGGGTCCTGTG GGCTCAGTGTACCAAAAGACCAATGCTATGTCTGAAATCAGAAAGACCAATAAAGACAACTTCTGGGCTCAGGCAGAG AAAGACGAGGAGAAACGTCGCCTGGAGGACCGGCGCAGGGCAGACGAGGAGcgccagcagctggagaaagagaggaaagaccGCGAGGCCAAGGAGGCGGTTGTGAGGGAGACGAGGGACAAGGAGAAGTCCTCTCAAATCGATCATCAAAA GAAGAGCCAGCAGAAGCAGGAGGCTGACAGCAAAGAGATGGAGAAGCATCGCTGG gaggagcaggaggagaaggaagcagTGCAGAGGAAGTCAGTCAAGAGAGGTGTATCTCTGGAGAAGGCCAAC GAGGCTGCTTCTCTCATCTCTCAGCGTGCTATGAACCCTAGAGAGATGtttaagcagagagagaggggaatcGCTCCGGCTGAGCCAGACGTTCCCGCAGCTGCCCCTGTCAGCCCCCAGCCAG AGGAGGCACCAGCTGTCAGCTCTTCCGTCCAGGAGACGGCGTTTGAAGAGCCTGCTCAG GTGGAGGAGATTAGCTCATATGAGGCAACTCCTGAGGAGGCCTCTGACAAAGGCCTCTGTGCCAGAGCCTTGTATGACTATCAGGctg CCGATGACACAGAAATCTCGTTTGATCCCGAAGACCTCATTGCCGGGATCGAGATGATAGACGAGGGCTGGTGGCGAGGCTATAGCCCTGACGGCCATTTTGGAATGTTTCCAGCCAATTATGTGGAGCTCATCTAG
- the dbnlb gene encoding drebrin-like b isoform X2 encodes MAVNLSKNGPALTAAFKEVVDEKSSTNWALYTYEGNSNDIRLAEKGDGGLEELVEELNSGKVMYAFCRVEDPNSGLPKYVLINWTGEGVNDSRKGLCANHVSSMGNFLRGAHVTINARAEEDVEPEVIMQKVGKASGANYSFHKETSSRFQDSGPQGPVGSVYQKTNAMSEIRKTNKDNFWAQAEKDEEKRRLEDRRRADEERQQLEKERKDREAKEAVVRETRDKEKSSQIDHQKKSQQKQEADSKEMEKHRWEEQEEKEAVQRKSVKRGVSLEKANEAASLISQRAMNPREMFKQRERGIAPAEPDVPAAAPVSPQPGRLQSPFLSKPAFEHEPASSPQRQASPVPAGSASPVHATEEAPAVSSSVQETAFEEPAQVEEISSYEATPEEASDKGLCARALYDYQAADDTEISFDPEDLIAGIEMIDEGWWRGYSPDGHFGMFPANYVELI; translated from the exons ATGGCAGTCAACCTCAGCAAAAATGGCCCAGCGTTAACGGCAGCATTCAAAGAAGTGGTGGATGAAAAATCCAGCACCAACTG GGCCTTGTACACTTATGAGGGCAACAGTAATGATATCCGCCTGGCAGAAAAAGGAG ATGGAggcctggaggagctggttgaGGAGCTCAACAGTGGAAAAGTGATGTATGCTTTCTGCCGGGTGGAGGATCCAAACTCTGGTCTGCCTAAATATGTCCTCATCAACTGG actGGGGAAGGAGTGAATGACTCAAGAAAAGGATTATGTGCAAATCATGTCAGCTCCATGGGCAATTTTCTCAGG GGGGCCCATGTCACAATAAATgccagagcagaggaggatgtggaacCCGAGGTGATCATGCAAAAAGTGGGCAAAGCCTCAGGAGCCAACTACAGTTTCCACAAAGAAACTTCCAGCCGCTTCCAGGACAGTGGTCCTCAGGGTCCTGTG GGCTCAGTGTACCAAAAGACCAATGCTATGTCTGAAATCAGAAAGACCAATAAAGACAACTTCTGGGCTCAGGCAGAG AAAGACGAGGAGAAACGTCGCCTGGAGGACCGGCGCAGGGCAGACGAGGAGcgccagcagctggagaaagagaggaaagaccGCGAGGCCAAGGAGGCGGTTGTGAGGGAGACGAGGGACAAGGAGAAGTCCTCTCAAATCGATCATCAAAA GAAGAGCCAGCAGAAGCAGGAGGCTGACAGCAAAGAGATGGAGAAGCATCGCTGG gaggagcaggaggagaaggaagcagTGCAGAGGAAGTCAGTCAAGAGAGGTGTATCTCTGGAGAAGGCCAAC GAGGCTGCTTCTCTCATCTCTCAGCGTGCTATGAACCCTAGAGAGATGtttaagcagagagagaggggaatcGCTCCGGCTGAGCCAGACGTTCCCGCAGCTGCCCCTGTCAGCCCCCAGCCAG GGCGTCTGCAAAGCCCGTTTCTTTCTAAGCCAGCTTTTGAACATGAGCCAGCCAGCTCACCTCAGCGCCAAGCTTCGCCTGTGCCAGCAGGCTCCGCCTCTCCTGTCCATGCTACAG AGGAGGCACCAGCTGTCAGCTCTTCCGTCCAGGAGACGGCGTTTGAAGAGCCTGCTCAG GTGGAGGAGATTAGCTCATATGAGGCAACTCCTGAGGAGGCCTCTGACAAAGGCCTCTGTGCCAGAGCCTTGTATGACTATCAGGctg CCGATGACACAGAAATCTCGTTTGATCCCGAAGACCTCATTGCCGGGATCGAGATGATAGACGAGGGCTGGTGGCGAGGCTATAGCCCTGACGGCCATTTTGGAATGTTTCCAGCCAATTATGTGGAGCTCATCTAG
- the dbnlb gene encoding drebrin-like b isoform X1, which yields MAVNLSKNGPALTAAFKEVVDEKSSTNWALYTYEGNSNDIRLAEKGDGGLEELVEELNSGKVMYAFCRVEDPNSGLPKYVLINWTGEGVNDSRKGLCANHVSSMGNFLRGAHVTINARAEEDVEPEVIMQKVGKASGANYSFHKETSSRFQDSGPQGPVGSVYQKTNAMSEIRKTNKDNFWAQAEKDEEKRRLEDRRRADEERQQLEKERKDREAKEAVVRETRDKEKSSQIDHQKKSQQKQEADSKEMEKHRWEEQEEKEAVQRKSVKRGVSLEKANEAASLISQRAMNPREMFKQRERGIAPAEPDVPAAAPVSPQPGRLQSPFLSKPAFEHEPASSPQRQASPVPAGSASPVHATEPDVDDGQSRCEYDEQEAAPQEQLKEEAPAVSSSVQETAFEEPAQVEEISSYEATPEEASDKGLCARALYDYQAADDTEISFDPEDLIAGIEMIDEGWWRGYSPDGHFGMFPANYVELI from the exons ATGGCAGTCAACCTCAGCAAAAATGGCCCAGCGTTAACGGCAGCATTCAAAGAAGTGGTGGATGAAAAATCCAGCACCAACTG GGCCTTGTACACTTATGAGGGCAACAGTAATGATATCCGCCTGGCAGAAAAAGGAG ATGGAggcctggaggagctggttgaGGAGCTCAACAGTGGAAAAGTGATGTATGCTTTCTGCCGGGTGGAGGATCCAAACTCTGGTCTGCCTAAATATGTCCTCATCAACTGG actGGGGAAGGAGTGAATGACTCAAGAAAAGGATTATGTGCAAATCATGTCAGCTCCATGGGCAATTTTCTCAGG GGGGCCCATGTCACAATAAATgccagagcagaggaggatgtggaacCCGAGGTGATCATGCAAAAAGTGGGCAAAGCCTCAGGAGCCAACTACAGTTTCCACAAAGAAACTTCCAGCCGCTTCCAGGACAGTGGTCCTCAGGGTCCTGTG GGCTCAGTGTACCAAAAGACCAATGCTATGTCTGAAATCAGAAAGACCAATAAAGACAACTTCTGGGCTCAGGCAGAG AAAGACGAGGAGAAACGTCGCCTGGAGGACCGGCGCAGGGCAGACGAGGAGcgccagcagctggagaaagagaggaaagaccGCGAGGCCAAGGAGGCGGTTGTGAGGGAGACGAGGGACAAGGAGAAGTCCTCTCAAATCGATCATCAAAA GAAGAGCCAGCAGAAGCAGGAGGCTGACAGCAAAGAGATGGAGAAGCATCGCTGG gaggagcaggaggagaaggaagcagTGCAGAGGAAGTCAGTCAAGAGAGGTGTATCTCTGGAGAAGGCCAAC GAGGCTGCTTCTCTCATCTCTCAGCGTGCTATGAACCCTAGAGAGATGtttaagcagagagagaggggaatcGCTCCGGCTGAGCCAGACGTTCCCGCAGCTGCCCCTGTCAGCCCCCAGCCAG GGCGTCTGCAAAGCCCGTTTCTTTCTAAGCCAGCTTTTGAACATGAGCCAGCCAGCTCACCTCAGCGCCAAGCTTCGCCTGTGCCAGCAGGCTCCGCCTCTCCTGTCCATGCTACAG AGCCTGATGTGGATGATGGGCAGTCCAGGTGTGAGTATGATGAGCAAGAGGCAGCCCCCCAGGAGCAGTTGAAAG AGGAGGCACCAGCTGTCAGCTCTTCCGTCCAGGAGACGGCGTTTGAAGAGCCTGCTCAG GTGGAGGAGATTAGCTCATATGAGGCAACTCCTGAGGAGGCCTCTGACAAAGGCCTCTGTGCCAGAGCCTTGTATGACTATCAGGctg CCGATGACACAGAAATCTCGTTTGATCCCGAAGACCTCATTGCCGGGATCGAGATGATAGACGAGGGCTGGTGGCGAGGCTATAGCCCTGACGGCCATTTTGGAATGTTTCCAGCCAATTATGTGGAGCTCATCTAG
- the dbnlb gene encoding drebrin-like b isoform X3, with amino-acid sequence MAVNLSKNGPALTAAFKEVVDEKSSTNWALYTYEGNSNDIRLAEKGDGGLEELVEELNSGKVMYAFCRVEDPNSGLPKYVLINWTGEGVNDSRKGLCANHVSSMGNFLRGAHVTINARAEEDVEPEVIMQKVGKASGANYSFHKETSSRFQDSGPQGPVGSVYQKTNAMSEIRKTNKDNFWAQAEKDEEKRRLEDRRRADEERQQLEKERKDREAKEAVVRETRDKEKSSQIDHQKKSQQKQEADSKEMEKHRWEEQEEKEAVQRKSVKRGVSLEKANEAASLISQRAMNPREMFKQRERGIAPAEPDVPAAAPVSPQPEPDVDDGQSRCEYDEQEAAPQEQLKEEAPAVSSSVQETAFEEPAQVEEISSYEATPEEASDKGLCARALYDYQAADDTEISFDPEDLIAGIEMIDEGWWRGYSPDGHFGMFPANYVELI; translated from the exons ATGGCAGTCAACCTCAGCAAAAATGGCCCAGCGTTAACGGCAGCATTCAAAGAAGTGGTGGATGAAAAATCCAGCACCAACTG GGCCTTGTACACTTATGAGGGCAACAGTAATGATATCCGCCTGGCAGAAAAAGGAG ATGGAggcctggaggagctggttgaGGAGCTCAACAGTGGAAAAGTGATGTATGCTTTCTGCCGGGTGGAGGATCCAAACTCTGGTCTGCCTAAATATGTCCTCATCAACTGG actGGGGAAGGAGTGAATGACTCAAGAAAAGGATTATGTGCAAATCATGTCAGCTCCATGGGCAATTTTCTCAGG GGGGCCCATGTCACAATAAATgccagagcagaggaggatgtggaacCCGAGGTGATCATGCAAAAAGTGGGCAAAGCCTCAGGAGCCAACTACAGTTTCCACAAAGAAACTTCCAGCCGCTTCCAGGACAGTGGTCCTCAGGGTCCTGTG GGCTCAGTGTACCAAAAGACCAATGCTATGTCTGAAATCAGAAAGACCAATAAAGACAACTTCTGGGCTCAGGCAGAG AAAGACGAGGAGAAACGTCGCCTGGAGGACCGGCGCAGGGCAGACGAGGAGcgccagcagctggagaaagagaggaaagaccGCGAGGCCAAGGAGGCGGTTGTGAGGGAGACGAGGGACAAGGAGAAGTCCTCTCAAATCGATCATCAAAA GAAGAGCCAGCAGAAGCAGGAGGCTGACAGCAAAGAGATGGAGAAGCATCGCTGG gaggagcaggaggagaaggaagcagTGCAGAGGAAGTCAGTCAAGAGAGGTGTATCTCTGGAGAAGGCCAAC GAGGCTGCTTCTCTCATCTCTCAGCGTGCTATGAACCCTAGAGAGATGtttaagcagagagagaggggaatcGCTCCGGCTGAGCCAGACGTTCCCGCAGCTGCCCCTGTCAGCCCCCAGCCAG AGCCTGATGTGGATGATGGGCAGTCCAGGTGTGAGTATGATGAGCAAGAGGCAGCCCCCCAGGAGCAGTTGAAAG AGGAGGCACCAGCTGTCAGCTCTTCCGTCCAGGAGACGGCGTTTGAAGAGCCTGCTCAG GTGGAGGAGATTAGCTCATATGAGGCAACTCCTGAGGAGGCCTCTGACAAAGGCCTCTGTGCCAGAGCCTTGTATGACTATCAGGctg CCGATGACACAGAAATCTCGTTTGATCCCGAAGACCTCATTGCCGGGATCGAGATGATAGACGAGGGCTGGTGGCGAGGCTATAGCCCTGACGGCCATTTTGGAATGTTTCCAGCCAATTATGTGGAGCTCATCTAG
- the ube2d4 gene encoding ubiquitin-conjugating enzyme E2 D4, which translates to MALKRIQKELSDLQRDPPAQCSAGPVGEDLFHWQATIMGPGDSPYQGGVFFLTIHFPTDYPFKPPKVAFTTKIYHPNINSNGSICLDILRSQWSPALTVSKVLLSICSLLCDPNPDDPLVPEIAHTYKADREKYNKLAREWTQKYAM; encoded by the exons ATGGCGTTGAAAAGAATACAGAAG GAACTGTCAGATCTGCAGAGGGACCCACCTGCGCAGTGCTCTGCTGGACCAGTCGGAGAGGATT TGTTTCATTGGCAGGCAACAATAATGGGACCG GGTGACAGCCCATATCAGGGCGGAGTGTTTTTCCTCACCATCCACTTCCCGACAGATTATCCCTTCAAACCACCCAAA GTTGCATTCACCACAAAAATTTACCATCCTAATATCAACAGCAATGGAAGTATTTGTCTGGATATACTGAGATCACAATGGTCACCTGCACTTACAGTATCAAAAG TTTTATTGTCTATCTGCTCTCTTCTTTGTGATCCGAACCCGGATGACCCACTGGTACCAGAGATTGCGCACACATACAAGGCTGACAGGGAAAA GTACAACAAATTAGCGAGAGAATGGACCCAGAAGTATGCAATGTGA